The Aneurinibacillus migulanus genome contains the following window.
CATCGGCCATCTATGGTATTTGCGGATGAACCAACAGGCGCACTTGACTCCAAATCAGCTTCCTCGTTATTAGGAACATTGGAAGATCTTAATAAAGAACGTGGCGTGACCATTGTGATGGTGACACATGATCCTGTTGCCTCAAGCTATTGCAGCCGCGTTATCTTTTTGAAAGACGGAATGATCTACTCCGAATTGTACCGCGGCGACAAAACGAGGCAGGCCTTTTTCAAAGACATTATGGATGTGCAGGCTGTTCTCGGGGGTGACAACGTTGTCGTTATTTGAACTTGTCATCCGCAGTATACGAAAAAATATTAAGCACTATTACCTCTATTTTTTCGCACTCATTTTCAGCACCGGCCTTTATTTCGTCTTTGCGACATTACAGCATGACTCATCCATTGTCCGTATGACGAGTAAGGATGTTAACTTCGCCACTTCGTTCCAAGTGGCGGGAATTCTGCTGCTTCTTATCGTTACCGTATTCACGGTATATGCGAACAGTATCTTTCTGAAACGCCGTAGTAGGGAAATCGGGTTATATCAATTGATCGGCTTGACAAGGAAGGGGGTGGCACGTTTTCTTATTATCGAAAATGTACTGCTGGGTGTGGGTGCGCTTCTATTGGGTATATGCAGCGGCGCTCTTGTATCGCGCCTCTTCCTTCTCATTCTTATGAAGCTGCTAAGTTTCGAGGGATTTATCGCAGTGACGTTCTCCGCTCCAGCTGCACTTCAAACAGTTATCGTGTTTGCAGCGCTTATCGTGCTCACTTCGATACAGATGCTGCGAATGGTCTATCACAACACACTGTTTGAACTGTTTAATGCCGACAAACAGGGCGAGCATCCTAAAAAGCCGAAAACCATTGTTGCAGCGTTCTTTGCTTTACTCGGTATCGTGCTCATTGGATACGGCTATCAACTTTCAGGTCACATGGTTAACGACATGTTGTTTTTTAACATGCTCTCGGTCCTTTTTTCGACAATTTTGGGTACATATCTTCTGTTCCGGGTCACGATTAGTTGGCTTTTCTATCAGTACAGAAAGGGCAAAAATGGACACCTCGGATTGATGAACAGTTTGTCACTCGCACCGCTTATGCACCGAATGAAAGCAAATGCCAACTCGCTTACATTAATCACAGTGCTGTCGGCGATGACGCTTACGATGGTCGCGATGACCTACTCGCTTTATTTTTCCGCTGAAAAGGATACCCGTATCTACCTGCCATACGATTTTATTTTCGAAAACAGTGAGAAGGATGCAAGGTCGTTCAGCGTGGAGTTGCAGAAGGAAGGTATTAAATTCGTTCATAAACCGATTGAAGCCGTGCGGGTTATGGGAGGGTTCCGTGAACCGAACAATAAATCGAACGGTGGTTACCATGGGATGCTCTTTCTTCCTGCGGAACAGCTTCTGGAAGCTGGAGCAGATATTAAAGTGCCTGGAAAAGGAGAAGCAGTTGCTTACGATGGTCGAGTGAATCTCGATGGGAGGAACAACGAAGATGAAATGAAATTTCCACAGGATATCGAACTGAAAAATAGTGGTGGTACAGATGCGCTTCAACTGACAGGACTCAACGCTAAATATGTCATAAATTATAATCTATATGGCCTTCAACTTGTAACACCAGAGTCAACCGTAAAGGAACTTAGAGAGAAGATGCTAACTTCTCATGATCATGAAGTGGTTCGTATTGATACGTACCAGATTCCGGAAAAAAGGGAGCGTGCCAAGGCATCTAGACTGTATGCGAAGTATGTGCAGGAAGACAAATTTATGCCCGACTTCTATAGTCAATACGAAGCTTCTCTGCAAAAGTATGGATTATTTATTTTCATCTCGGGATTTCTTGGTCTCGTCTTTCTCATCTCGACCGGCAGTATCCTATATTTCAAGCAGATGACGGAAGCGGAGCAGGAAAAAAGGAGCTACACGATACTGAGACAACTTGGCTTTGACATAAAAGACATCATGAGAGGAATTGTCCGCAAACAACTATTCGTCTTCGCTATACCGCTTTTGATTGGGCTTTTGCATTCCGCATTTGCTGTCAAAGCAGCATCGATATTAGTCCTATCCGATATCACCGTACCGTCGGTGATTGCGATGAGTGTGTACGCATTGATTTACTTTGTTTTTGCAGTTTTAACAATTGGTTATTACAGAAAAATCGTTAAAAACG
Protein-coding sequences here:
- a CDS encoding ABC transporter permease; translation: MSLFELVIRSIRKNIKHYYLYFFALIFSTGLYFVFATLQHDSSIVRMTSKDVNFATSFQVAGILLLLIVTVFTVYANSIFLKRRSREIGLYQLIGLTRKGVARFLIIENVLLGVGALLLGICSGALVSRLFLLILMKLLSFEGFIAVTFSAPAALQTVIVFAALIVLTSIQMLRMVYHNTLFELFNADKQGEHPKKPKTIVAAFFALLGIVLIGYGYQLSGHMVNDMLFFNMLSVLFSTILGTYLLFRVTISWLFYQYRKGKNGHLGLMNSLSLAPLMHRMKANANSLTLITVLSAMTLTMVAMTYSLYFSAEKDTRIYLPYDFIFENSEKDARSFSVELQKEGIKFVHKPIEAVRVMGGFREPNNKSNGGYHGMLFLPAEQLLEAGADIKVPGKGEAVAYDGRVNLDGRNNEDEMKFPQDIELKNSGGTDALQLTGLNAKYVINYNLYGLQLVTPESTVKELREKMLTSHDHEVVRIDTYQIPEKRERAKASRLYAKYVQEDKFMPDFYSQYEASLQKYGLFIFISGFLGLVFLISTGSILYFKQMTEAEQEKRSYTILRQLGFDIKDIMRGIVRKQLFVFAIPLLIGLLHSAFAVKAASILVLSDITVPSVIAMSVYALIYFVFAVLTIGYYRKIVKNAM